GCACTCACATTCATGGTAAAGATTTAATCTAAAACAATTACATGAAATAGTACTAACAATTTGCAGGAGGCCTGCTTAGACATAAGCTATGCTTGAGAAGACTTCCTTGAGCACCTCACTAGATAATCATTCAAAAGGAATCTCCCAAGGTAAATAGAGGAACCATGCCACGGAAACAGAGACTCAAAACTAAATCAGGCCACAGTACATGTTACGTTATCACATTctaagaggaaaagaagctgttgaaaGATTGATAATAGCCAATAGGCCAACTGGAACAGAAATGCGCTACAACAACGAAAGAGGAACAGATTCCAACAAGGGATGATACTTTAATCATCAACGGTTGCCTCTACCAAATCAAGTACTCGCTATCTGGTTGTGCAGAAGATAAGTAATATATTTTAACGACTATCAAGTGTCATGATCAAGGatttcttcaaaaataaaaaataaaaattatagaaaGAGAACAGTGGGATGCACGAAAATTAGCTGCACAAACTTGCCTGTAGACCCATATCCTCAAACCGGCTGCAATAAGCTCTTGGTAGATAGGAAGCATAGAAAGTGGAGAATCTGCCCAGTAATTCCCAACGATATCACTGTAGAcaacaaaattcaataaattagcAGATATAACTTTTGCTTGGCGGCCATTTACTATATGACTGGCACATATTTGTGATCAACTCGAGAGCAATATTGCACCTGCATGTCTTCCATGCATACGGTAGGCCAGTCACATTTGCATGAAGTGCCTTCTGCACTTCCGGTTTATTGAAATAAACCTCAGAATACCTCTCTGTACAGGGATCGTATGCTCTGGACATCCATGGCTGAGTATAGGAGGCAACAGAGAATTTGATTTAGAAAAATTCACTAGGCAGTTTGCAAGATAGCAACAGAGAAAAAATCATGGTATGTCTTTGTGACAATGAGAATTTCAATGTAGAGTGTTAAGGATGATGAAACAATAAAAAGCTTGAATCTGCAGAAACACTGGGCGAGGGCATGACGGCCTCCATAGGACTCTGTCAAAAACTCTTGAATGAGAGATATTAAAGGCGAAATCCTTGGATACACCAGAGAAGTCACCCATCCAATGAGGGTGAGACTCAGTAAAGGGAAGGCTTTCAGTAAAATCACCAATCCCATGGGTGCTAAAGGATCTCAGTTGAGCCAATAGAGTATGTCATTAATGGTTACCAAGCTCTCCAATATCTTATGGAGAATCTGAACTAGAGTAAATTCAGGATCTAGAGTAAAGCTTAATCATTGAAGGTCGTTAAGCATTTGTCAAATCCACTTATTCAGTTCAAGTGAACATTGTCCAGAATAAGTACTTACATAGTGACCCCTTAAGTTGTGCCGTAGGGATGAGGTACTATTGCAAGGTCGAGTGAAAATACTGTAAGGATCAATATTTCCTTGCTCCACGGACGCAGCATCAAGGGCCTTCATGCAGTCTGCCGAGGGGTGCTGCGAAGATCCATGCGGACAAGCAGCTCGGAGGGCATGGTAGGTAGAATCAGAAATCAAGCCATGGGTCCACCAGTATTCAAAAGTGCCAATTAGATCATGATAATCATCGGTCACAGCATTCCCAACCTAAAAAGGggtaaaaggaaaagtaaaggATTGATGATGCCAGGACTATCATTCTTCGAATTTGAGATCAATATCTATGATTACCAGGAATCCcttaaaattgatgattggattcCGAATTCCcttatttttttcgaaaacgAGTTGAGACAGCTGTGGAACGTAATGGCCTGTTACAAATAGAATATGAAAAGTTAGATCGGTCACTTCCCACATGGAGACTCATTAATGACAGCAAGAATCGACGAAGAAGAGCTCCGAAACCTGCATAACTCTCCCCGGCAATGTAGAAATCTCTGTGCTTGTACTCTGGAAATCTTTCAAACCAGTTGACCAGAAAAGCGTACGCATCTTCAGCTAAACCATGTCACATAACAAACCAAGGATGTCAAACTCGAACTCTGCATCTTCTAAGCTAAAATTCTATGAATGTACTACAGATATACCGACGCACTCGAAACTAACCAGTTCTCTGATCCCCCGTGGTGTACAAATCCGACGTCGTGTTGGTGTACGAGAACCCGATGCCCGCCGGAGACTCGAGAAACAGCAAATTCGCCACTGTCGCAagcaaattcaaacaaaaaaaaaaaactctaatgAGCTGCTATATCTCTGTACCGGCGGAGCAATCGGGAACGAAACCAAAATCAAATTCTCATTCCACCGCACTCACATTTGCTCCAAGCATACGGATTCGAGTAAAGCGTCTTCCCGTCGGGCCTAATCCTGAAAGGCCCGATCTCCTCGGCTAATCCGTAGGCGACGGAAGAGCAGCCGGGCCCGCCATTGAGCCACAGCACGAGGGGCCTCGACTCGGGGCGGCGGCTCGCCGGCGACTCGACCAGCCAGTAGAACAGCGCCCGCCCGGCCTGCCGGTTCACCGTCACGTAGCCGGAGTACTGGGCGAAGCCGGCGTTCGGGGGCTGCCCGGGCAGCTCCCGATCCTGTCCCGCTCCCGctccggcgaggcggaggcgccGGCGGCGAGGGTGGAGAGgagcgagagcgagagggagaggCGGAGCAGCGCCGCGGAGAGTGGAAGGCGAAGGCGAAGGCGACGGCCCATGATGACGGCACGAGCTGCGCACGAGATCGGGAGCTGAATTGACTGCGGGGGGGGTGCTGATGGGGACTTGCCCTTCGTGTAGTGGGGCGGGATttattggagagagagagcgggagaGTATGTTCCAATTCAACCGCGAGACGGGGATATTTCCGGGACCAGCAGGTCCAGATCCCAACGCGCATTCACCACCTCACAGGAACTTGAGGAGATTCCATGTgagacagggagagagagagagtattaaAATTTGGCGATGGGGAATGATTGATTGGGATTTCGTTGTCAACGAGAGAATTATTTGTGGAAGGTTGGATTATTCGTTTTATCATTGATGCCTTTGAGGAAACGAGAAAGATGTTAACTTTCTGTTTATTGCCATTCCTTGTTTAGGCATGAGCGTCAttaagggggtgcatgataaaaattatttctgttccaaaatgatttttctttccgagcaatttaacaaaaactttgtttgataacgtttatcaaattttcatttacGTAATAGATTTCATTCCGAAATAGAAATTAGGGAAAATCAATTTCGATTTCTCCCAACCCTAATTTCACTCTTCTCCCTCGTACGCCTCTTCTTTGCCTCCTgctccgcctcttctctgcctcctcctcctcctccgcctctatctctcctccgcctcttctctgccTCTGTTCCGCCTCTCCTCCGGCTCATCCACATCTGCTCACGAATCCAGCCCCTTGCCGCGACCCACTGTCCCCGCTTGTTGTCCGAACACCCCTCGGCAACAgatctcctccgcctctcctccgcctccgcctcttctctgccTCTCCTCTTGCTCATCAAacgaatttattttttgaaatataaattttattaagttatcaaacatatttttttcctcaaaactcATCcgtagaaatagaaatagaaaaattcatttctgtttaaactatttctggaacagaaatgttaTCATGCGCACCCCTAAACTCCCACGGGAATATAAAGCCCAACCTTCATTTATTAAAGAGTTGCAAAATCACGTCTTTTAAGCAATTCTCCCGAATCTTGCCAACTTGAATAATTTAATACCCGTGGAAAGTTAATAGGTAATGGTGTCCaatcctgaaaaaaaaaatcgtttgcAGGATAATGCATCTGCCAAATCAACAATGTCACACATATTCAATAATTATGGCACTAAACGAAGAAGTTTATGTAAAAACACTGAAAATCCCCTTATTTAGTTGCCCAATACCATCATCTAGGACTAATACGTAAGCTAGCAATTGACCAGCTAATTTCTCGCCACAAGGCTTAACCCAGTAAGCTAGCAACTCAAAAAGCGAGAtccaaatttcacaattaaataGACAGAGGCTGAGCACGTGGCCATTAGCAAATATTTACTCACCAATTGTCCAACAAAATTTCTCACCAAGATAACGATCCTGCCAAACCTACATCCATTCTAGGCACAACCTAATACCTAGTGAATATTAACTTCTAGAGAAAAAAGTTGACAGTCGAAACCTAGCACAGAGGCCTACACCCCCATCAATCTGATCCCACCCTGGGAAAGTAACTATATGGTGTGAGCCACGGATTTTTTAAAGAGTGGGTCCCACGATGGTTTCTAATAATTTGGACGGTCAAGTAAGCAATTATCGTGGAGTCCGTCCATGACATGCCTTTACTTTTATAGGGGTCCAAAAACTATTATGTTAGTAAACTCCCCTccatatatcaaaatatataaaaagatgtGTTGGGCTTTGTTAAGCTTGATTTTATTTCCTTGTTCGTCTTCAAAATTGCCTTTGTGTGTGTTAGTAAATTGATATAGGGAATGAGTATTTTGGAGCATTTCTTGAGAAATTAAAACAGAAAAAGCATTATCTTAATGCAAAATTCCTATGACGTCGATATGTTGATGATCCaagttttgtttattattgagCATGATCAATAATTGCCTCtagacatttttttaaaaaagggttGGTTATGGAATCGATGAGGTGTAGAATTAGGTTCAATTCCAATGGCATTTAGTTCgtgtttctttctcctttctagtttttcaattttgtctatttttcCCTATGAATTTATCCCTGTGTAAGTGGAAAAGTCATATACATAGAGCAAAGCCATCATAGTAATTGATCATATATATGTCTAGGTAAGATCCACACGTTCAGTGGCTACAATCGCGGTAGTGTATGTGGACAAGAGTATGCTATATTAGCCAGCCAATCAAGCACCGAAAAGATGACCAACCCACTACGGGGGTACATGCGTTGTTTGTTTCGTATCTGGTATGCTTTGCTTAGTCAGCCAATCAAGCACATGGGATTTTATGTTGAATACAATGGTATTCAACGCGCGAAAGTCGGAGGCACTTTCTTCTGATTTCGGATCTGACCTGAATTGGCCAGGGGAGGCGAGGAGGCGTCCGTGACGAAATTGATTTGTTAAGTGTCGAGAAGTCAACATATcaattaagaaaacaaaaaggggGCGGAGTAGGGAGAAAGGGACGGGAGGATCGATCCATGATGGCCAGATGAGCATCCCTTGGAAGCTCCTTCGTCCGTCGGACAATTCTCGCAATGCTGATTTGGAACATTCAAAAGACACAAAGAATTGGACTTGCAGCAAGAAGTACTGATGTTTTCGGGCGCGCGTGCAATTACTCTCTTTTGAGGACGCCAAAAATAGAATTCCCCAAATGTCGAGAACAATTCTCTCTATCTTAAAACCCATAAATGGGTTAATATGCGGTGAGATGTCTGAGACGAGAGACTGGATTGCATCCCCCATCTCCTGCCCATTGCCCACAGTTGATGGAGCTGCCCCATTCCCGCTCCATGCCCTGCGCAGGGCAAGTTTATGCGCCCCGTCCTCGATTCAGCGGACGTGCGGATTTTCCCCCCCGGCATATCCCAAGAGTTTTGGACTTTTTTATCATCCAATATGAAATTCTTACAAAATCAAAGCAATTAATgcgagaagaaaaagagaggagttTGTTATTGAGAACCCTCGGGTATAAAATGAAAACGATTgggagaaaaatagaaaatgttatTATTATCAAAACTCGAACTATTCATTCGAGGAAACTGGGATTAGGAATATTTAAAATGGAGATTTGCAGAGCGGGTGGGGCTGACCGAACCCATGCCCAACCTCCCCGCACGTGGTGCACGAGACTTTGCTCCATTCTTACCCCAACGCAGACCGTGGATTGCGGGTTCTATTCGGGCCGTTCGGGGGTGGGGCGAATGTCCATTTGGGATGGGGAAATTGTCGTCGCTAATGGGGGGAGTTAAGCGATCAACAGGGCAACCAACACGTACATGCCGCTAAGAGCATGCGTATTGACGATTTTATCCCTTTTATTTAGCAATCCATTTAATTCGGAAGGGCATCACGAGGAATATACGGAAAGTGGGATCAAAGGTACTTATATGTTATATACTAGGGAAGTGTCTAATGAGTCCTGAACCGATTATACGAATGTTAATTCTAtactatatttttcaaattttccaacacagtatttaatttgttgtacGGATGTCAATTCAAACTTGACAAGGGCCGCAAATCTTTTGTCTATAGGTGGGTGACCCTTGTCGGGctcagaagaaaaaaagaaagaaagaaaataaaaataaaagaaaatacaaatagaagttcaaaaattctaaatatttgtCTATACTAACGTCGGTCGTacatgttagtaattttttggtacaatttaccaaattcaCTAAAtgggcaaattatcaaaaaaattatgacaagaTTGACAAACTAAAAAGGTTTattactaaattggcaaaaatgtaataggttgaggattttttggaaaattttcccgTTGAGAAATCAATTGTGATGTGAGATTTTGGTGAGACTAGTACCAATTATTGTGGAGGAAGAccgtgtgtttttttttttttttgtgaaagtaGAGGGAGACCGTGTTAATATAAATAACTATTAAGATTTGTTATCAAGCAATATAAGACAATACTTCAAAACCCACTCTCACGTTCAAGCCCATGGAATCTCACCAATGAAGGCAGTGCATGGAATTTGACTAACAAGGGGGTGGTGCATGAAGATTCATGAAAGGGATAGCACTGACTCTAATACTATGTAAAAATTTGtggaatcaattccaaatatttaaaaaaagctTAAATAATTAGCTGAATgcatagtttaatatttaaatattccaaccTAGTactaaggccccgtttggttcagctttttcAATGAACTTTAAGCCTCTTAAACCCCTTGAGGAAAATATAAGATGCCTAGCAAATGCTTTTGGAATCCTATTGGCCAAATGCCAGTATTTGGAAGATTGAAACTTGAAAGTTCAAACCAGATGGAGACCCGTTTTGGGCTTTCGGTACTTTAAAAGTACAAGTCCACGTTCATTGTTTATCTCGCATTCATTGTTCCTCTTCTACGATTTCCACCGAGGAGCTATCGGAAGCCGACAACGGCGTCACTTGATGGGTCGTGTGTCACCGGTGATGGCCGCCTTGGGGTTGCCTGTTGCCGCTTATGTCTCATAAATGAGCCGAAAGAAAAATATCACGCAAACTAAAAGGCATGCATTAATTTCTATCGCTTACAGCCGTCAAATGCTCCTATCGTTTGACTGATAGGAAAACAAACGATGTTAAGACCGCCTTTGCGACTGTAAAATCGACTGACCAAGTCAAGTCTTCACTTTCATCCTCGTAGATAAAATGGTTTGCCGCTTATTATCTATATTCTCGACAAAACACAAACCTTAGTGTGAGTGAGTGGTCGTTTAACCTCGTCTACTGTACTGGCAAAGGTGCTACTCTTGCATTGACAGTTTCCGTCGACCTGTATTCATCGACCACGTTAGAGACGTTTAGGAAATTTATGATGAGATTGTGTGAATATCGTTTATAAATATGCGTATGATTGATATGTTATCTTATTTAATCATTTATAAAGCTTATGAATAGGTTGATGTAATATTCGTTATGATATATCAAATTATACAAAAATTCCTTAAATCTAGCTTTCATGTTATACTCAACTTAGTATCAGTAGTGCatctaaaaaattatgttaGAGATATTTTAAACAGTTAAGATGATTTTTATATCTCTCGAGATTGTGAGAATATCCTCTGTGATTATGTGTATCTTGATTAATATGTTATCTTATTTAGTCATTTCATAAAACATATAACTAGATTGATGTAATATTTGTTATGATATATCAAATCATACATAAATCCCTCCAATCAATATTTCATATTATTATTCTCAATTGACAAGAGTTTCAACAAAAAGTAGCATGATCCTTGACCATGTCAAGATATATGTACAAATAACATATTACTTTTTTAAATCATATGAATTCCATGTGGAGCATCGCAATTTTTTTGACTTTAAGAAAGGCCTGACCCCGACTTGACAGCCTATTGCCTAGTTCTTCCACACGGAATCTGGGGCAGTTTAGGTAACACAATTAGGTGGCCTTACGCACGAATGGACCTCCCATGTCGTCTTTTCCGGCCACGAGATGGACCTACCACCAAGTTGAGGCCCGAAAATAAGTGAAAGCAGGAAATGATGGCTTTTCGCACGAGCCGATGCATGATTGCACGTATAGGGCCGTGACATTCCCACGCTTTCCTCTTCCTGAAGCCATCTTCAAATGATTTTGACGTGgaatctgtttttttatttcatttacaaataagagaaaatgtcatagatgattcatgaactttcatgtaatgttcaatttcatccccAAGCTTTTGATTTGCACAATTTGGTCCccgaactttcatctaatgttcaattttatccctaagatttcgatttgctcaatttggtccataacTTTTCATCTAATGTTTCATCTAGTCcctaactatttgaaaattgataaatttatttttttaacactagttagtttttttaataaaaaataccaaattgggtttttttatcgaaaaaaaTACCACGTTTATGCAAAGTAATAAAGGTCAATATTTCTTTCATCTCtccatattaaaaacaaatggaaaaatagaCAAAGTAATAATAAACAAAGGTGAATCTTGcagtttgatttctttttgtacATGCAAATTACTTGAATAATATACAAAAGCCCATCAATCGATTTTTCAATACCATAGTTTTGTAAAAAGAGAATTTCACTTATGTTGCGTATAGCAGTTagaa
This Eucalyptus grandis isolate ANBG69807.140 chromosome 7, ASM1654582v1, whole genome shotgun sequence DNA region includes the following protein-coding sequences:
- the LOC104454204 gene encoding LOW QUALITY PROTEIN: serine carboxypeptidase-like 27 (The sequence of the model RefSeq protein was modified relative to this genomic sequence to represent the inferred CDS: inserted 1 base in 1 codon), which produces MGRRLRLRLPLSAALLRLSLSLSLLSTLAAGASASPERERDRIXELPGQPPNAGFAQYSGYVTVNRQAGRALFYWLVESPASRRPESRPLVLWLNGGPGCSSVAYGLAEEIGPFRIRPDGKTLYSNPYAWSKLANLLFLESPAGIGFSYTNTTSDLYTTGDQRTAEDAYAFLVNWFERFPEYKHRDFYIAGESYAGHYVPQLSQLVFEKNKGIRNPIINFKGFLVGNAVTDDYHDLIGTFEYWWTHGLISDSTYHALRAACPHGSSQHPSADCMKALDAASVEQGNIDPYSIFTRPCNSTSSLRHNLRGHYPWMSRAYDPCTERYSEVYFNKPEVQKALHANVTGLPYAWKTCSDIVGNYWADSPLSMLPIYQELIAAGLRIWVYSGDTDAVVPVTASRYSIDALKLATVINWYPWTDNGKVGGWSQVYKGLTFVTVTGAGHEVPLLRPRQAFILFRSFLENKPMRR